A section of the Rhodococcus sp. 4CII genome encodes:
- a CDS encoding DUF3560 domain-containing protein — protein sequence MIESTAAALRAAGFEVRIEIDATARPTAEVEADRIERQAGRVAALEDKAQRRADQADQAWEADRRAHDALPEGGEPIHVGHHSERRHRRAIETAHRTLGQAVAAEEEAKAARRRAESAAVTTSARYNPETVKNRIDSLQASQRADQRLLDGHERTLFVVRGVKQVEKTAPVEGAYRESVIARMEERADQISYWEGVRAEQIASGQATNYGPDDIAKGDQVQRRGQWYRVVRVNRKTVSIPSIVGGRWTDKVAYHELSGHIRAEAQKEPVETFIAVEDARS from the coding sequence TTGATCGAGAGCACTGCGGCGGCGTTGCGCGCTGCTGGGTTCGAGGTACGGATTGAGATCGATGCCACGGCGCGGCCAACTGCCGAGGTCGAGGCCGATCGGATTGAGCGTCAGGCCGGCCGCGTCGCTGCACTCGAAGACAAGGCGCAGCGACGAGCCGATCAGGCCGACCAAGCATGGGAGGCTGACCGGCGCGCACACGATGCGCTTCCGGAGGGTGGCGAGCCGATTCACGTGGGGCACCATTCGGAGAGGCGACACCGGCGGGCAATCGAGACCGCGCATCGCACGCTCGGGCAGGCCGTGGCTGCCGAGGAGGAGGCGAAGGCGGCTCGGCGGCGGGCTGAGTCGGCGGCGGTGACGACGTCGGCTCGGTACAACCCGGAGACGGTCAAGAATCGTATCGACTCGCTGCAGGCGAGCCAGCGTGCAGATCAGCGGCTTTTGGACGGGCACGAACGGACATTGTTCGTCGTGCGGGGAGTCAAGCAGGTCGAGAAGACTGCGCCGGTCGAGGGTGCTTACCGGGAATCGGTTATTGCTCGGATGGAGGAACGCGCAGATCAGATCTCGTATTGGGAGGGAGTTCGCGCGGAGCAGATCGCATCGGGGCAAGCAACGAACTACGGGCCCGATGACATCGCGAAGGGTGATCAGGTTCAGCGTCGCGGCCAGTGGTACAGGGTCGTTCGTGTGAACAGGAAGACCGTGAGCATCCCTTCGATCGTGGGTGGGCGCTGGACGGACAAGGTTGCGTATCACGAGCTCAGCGGCCATATCCGCGCCGAGGCTCAGAAAGAGCCGGTGGAGACCTTTATCGCCGTGGAGGACGCCCGGTCATGA